The window tttttttttaatatgatacCAATAAGTCATTCTAAGCTAAAGATGGCAATGAGGTGGATATTATCGGGGATCTCAATCCCTATCTTCATACCTGGTTTTTATTTGTAATCCTCGACCTCATCCTCGTTCCTATTTCCGTCTCCATCCCTGTCGGGGAATTAAATTACATCCCTATACATGTCTCCAACGAGTATCGGGGATCCCTGTCGGGTTTCGGGAATACCTTTTCTGAATGAACCAAAATTTATcgtaataaaagataaataagagaatgTGTATTTCGACATTTTTTCTATATGTATAAACTAACATATATGCTATGTAAATGGTTAATTAAGTTGaacacataaaaagtattaaacaaaagATGTAAACTTAAAAATGATTCTAATATATAGGATAAAACTTAAAGTGATTctaatgaatatataatatgtgtttGGGTTCGGGTATGGGAATCAGGGATTTACGATTTCGAAAAATTTCTTGAAATGGTGTGATTTCATTTTGtgtttgtcaaacaagtttcttgaaattttttttgtgaaagtGGGTAATCCGGCACTCCCATTGCCGGACTCGCTATTCTCACACGAGACAGGCATTAGCAATGACGGCCTCGGTTTGATTAGCGAGACCGACACTCCCACTGCCGGCCTTGGTTCAAAGACGACAAAGCCACTGACAAGGTGCAGGTAGGTGTAGTCCGAGGTCGAATAATTTTAGTCCACCAAATTGTACTTGACCTCGAAATTTAGCCATACCATCAGGTCCGTTTTTATACTTTAACTCAGTTTTGATATTTTCTTTCTGTTTCATATGAGTATCGTATCAATATATAAGGGTTGAAACTCAGTTTCTATAtagtttaatgtttattattgtCCTATGCTGTAAGGTATCATCTATccttttctttccatttttttaaCTTGGATGGTTGGTTGAAGGAGCAAAGAGTCTAACATCATGAGTTGGCGATGATAGATTTTTACTATTGCAGTAAATATATTCTAATCTCCTACAGAAAATATATTGCTTTATGCAGCCAGAAGGAGCATCGGCTCAGAACTCACTAAATATGTAGCACTTCATATGGTAAGTAACATTGAATGATCGTCTGATTGAACTTTGGTGCTCTCTATCAAATGTTAATATCTGCTCGTGTCTTATATATGGAACTAAGAAAGTTTAGATTTGAATAATGTATCCATGTTTCCAGGCACTGAGTTTGTTCAGGTTTTATGCGAGATGTAAAGCTGGCTGGAAACCTTTGTCAGTGGCTTTGTCGTCTTTGAACCGAGGCCGGCAGTGGGAGTGTCGGTCTCGCTAATCAAACCGAGGCCGGCATTGCCAATGCCGGTCTCGTGTAAGAATAGCGAGTCCAGCAGTGGGAGTGCCGGATTACccattttcacaaaaaaaaatttcaagaaacTTATTTGACAAACACAAAATGAAATCACAccattttaagaaatttttCTTACGATTTCCCATTCCCATCGGAGAATAGAGTTATATCCTGAAACTCGTCCCTGTCCCCGATCAACTTAGGGATTCCCCGATCAAATCGGATGCAGATATCAAATTTCTCATCGGATATGGGTATTTTTGCTATCTCTACTCTAAGTTATAAAATTTGGTTGCCATTAATAAAAGGACAAACAATTATACTAGTCAAGAAGTGTAGAagagaaattaaaaattaaaaaaaaaaagttatttttcatCTCCCCTCCATGTCGTGGTTTAAATCACCAGTTTGGAATCTCGACGtggttttcctttttattttccttttttttttttaaataactttcttgcatcaaataaacaaacacaataaTCATCTTCGAATCATAGCTTTGACAGCCAttaaaattttcttatatagaaaaaattgacattttacaaatatgcatataaattataataaaaaaataacaaatcaatTAAGAGATGAATTATACAGTGTCGCAAATCATGTACATTTGTACAAACACTCACAAGCCACCCATATAAGGCACCCCCGTTTGAGGTAAAAACTCATCACCCATCACAAAACTAGAAGTCGTAAAATTAACCGCATCCGTAGCATTAATAACATGAAATCCCGGCCATGTCACTCGCCTACTAGTATCCGACCCCGGACCCAAGTTATCAAACTCGGCATAATACGACGTATTCAACGCAAAATCACCAGACCATTCGCGCCATCCTGCTCCATCAATCAACGTATCCATGTACGTTTTCATGTAAACCGTCCTTGAATACTCTTTCCACGGCCTCCCTAAATAAGTCTTGGTTGACCCCAAGTCTTCCGCGGCCCGAATATTACAATTTTGTATTATAGTGCCAGTATTCTGGCCTGGGTCAGTTCTGCCTTGTGCTGTAATGGCATTGAACTGACCCGACATTGGTAACCGTGGGTACAAGTtacaattttgaaaaacaacAGCTGCGTTTCCAAATATGAAATCAACTGTACCGTATATGTCACATTCTCTATAGAATTGTCTAAGAGAATGTGTGTATAACGTATCTTGGTACCCTTCAAAACTACAACTATAAAATGTTGATAAGTCGGCCCCGTTTCGTAGTGCCACGGCTTGGTGCTTTATTGCTCCCGCTGTGTTACGGATCGTTATGTTGACTGCTACAAAATTAGGCGCTGTCACGACTGCAAACATTTTGAAAAGtcaatatttattaaaaatgctagatattctttcattttttaatttttatttgatttggattacaaaataacaatttttgttttctagCTTCTAAGTTTTCAATTTGAGACTATATATGTGGGTTTTAGGAGAAAAATCTTTTCATTTCaatgaataaaaagatatgtagtTCTAAAGGGCATTCACACtttatctaatttattttattatcatatattatatagacGGTTTAAAAGTTGAATATTATTACTAGCTGGTACTTACTAAATGTAGCCGAGTTGAAAGTGGTGGAGCCATCAACAACATTACGATTTCCAGTAATAACGGTTTGATTAATCCCATCTCCGATTATCATAAGATAATATTTATTCTTAGGAATATTGACATACTCTTCATAAATACCCGCGGtaacataaatcataaaataGCCATCAGCAGCTTCAGATTTATTTGGAGCAAAATTTACCGCATCAGTAATAGTAGTAAAATTGCCCAAACCATCTTGACTAACCACCACAATATCACTGACAACAACTTGATCACCTCCATCATCCGTTTGAAGAAGCTTTCGTCGTCCCATTGTCTCGAAAATCGCTTTCGTTTTTTCGGACATTTTTAACGGCAACCGTCCGTTTTTGAAGCCTAAATGTTTTTTATGTGAAGTTAGTGACctttttttcttgttcttaACACCCCAACCTTTGTTAAACAAGGATAATGAAACACTATACAACTTGTTATCATTAGTAAGAGGTGCTAAAAACCCGTTTTTCGAGCTCCATGAAGAAGCCGTTGCTTGGATCCCATCTATACATGTTTGAGTGTTGGTCAAAATGGCACTAAGCATTGTTTGGATATCTTCCGATTTCATTGTGGAAATCGCGGTTTGGGTTTTGTCTACGGTTTGAAAAGCGTTTGTAAGAAAGTCGATATTGACACCAGCCAGATATCGACAATCTTGTAGGGCGCTAATAGCGCCCGGGGTTAAGATAGAGGAACGAGAAAGGTATTTATCGATTAAGTTAGCAAATTTATTGGCCGCAGATATGGACTTACGGACAGAAAAACGTCCGTAGTCATATACATTGGCCGTCGAGTTGTTGATCGGCAGAGACGATCGACAAAACGACGGGTATCGTGTGTATTGACATATGGTCGAGGCGGATGATGGTTGCGATAAGGCTAATAAGGTGGTGTAAGAAAggaagattgtgataaaggtTAGTAAGAATAAAttagacatttttttttgtaatagtagaacttaaaaaatcaatacatgcatgtgtatgtatgtataaagaATTATTTGATTGTGATATTAAAGGAAGGATGGGTGATGCATTTATAGTACGTGAATTTAAGGATTTATTATAGTATGAAAGAGGATTaggattatatatttatagatagatattataatataaagtcAACAGTATGCATGGGGGCTAGCTTAGCTTGAAAACGTCAAAACGCGTTACATGTTTTGTTTGGTCGCTAGGATTCAACTTGtcaaattttcaattaattttaaGTACCAACTTATGagtttaattaatacataagtcaAGTCTTCTAAGTTTGTCATTTCTAATATTGAGATCCATAGTAAGTCAAGTtaacttacaaaatatatagtaaagtactatatattgaattattatgattatgatataaGAGGAATATTATGATGTCAATGCCGGTGACCTTGAAAAATGATGTGCATCATGGGTCGTTGCAGAAAAGTTTGTGCCATGTTTTCCATCGGCAGAGTTTGTCGGGGTAAACTAACTAGCATTATTGACTGACGTTCTGATCACTATATCGTATATATGAcgataacaaattaaatatgcGAGTACGTGTTCGACTTTGGGCAAAGCCGTAAAAGATTTTGTTAAATGGGTATAACGTTGTTAAAGCTCTTTCATCATATTTGCATGTGACAAGATTCGAATCTGAGACCCTTCAGGCTAACACCCCAatgataacaaataaattattggACCCAGGCCACGATTAATTAAGAGTGTAATTACATGTGAATAAGTAACTAAACAAGTTACTCATGTTAATATGTTTGAATTTAATTTGAAATCGAGATCACAGAGATGGGCAAAATCTCTTATCTGTTTTTGAACTACTGTATTATATCAAAAGctcattaattaacaaataagtATGTAATTAGGTTGTGATGAACAAAAAGATTGATGTTTAATTATTCAATAACTCGAAACTTGTTTCTGGACCTTTAACGTATGATAGATGATGTTTCGAGCTTggttatcaatatatattaaaacatcaCGAACAATACAAATCAACGTTAATTAAAGTGATC is drawn from Erigeron canadensis isolate Cc75 chromosome 9, C_canadensis_v1, whole genome shotgun sequence and contains these coding sequences:
- the LOC122582188 gene encoding probable pectinesterase/pectinesterase inhibitor 41 — its product is MSNLFLLTFITIFLSYTTLLALSQPSSASTICQYTRYPSFCRSSLPINNSTANVYDYGRFSVRKSISAANKFANLIDKYLSRSSILTPGAISALQDCRYLAGVNIDFLTNAFQTVDKTQTAISTMKSEDIQTMLSAILTNTQTCIDGIQATASSWSSKNGFLAPLTNDNKLYSVSLSLFNKGWGVKNKKKRSLTSHKKHLGFKNGRLPLKMSEKTKAIFETMGRRKLLQTDDGGDQVVVSDIVVVSQDGLGNFTTITDAVNFAPNKSEAADGYFMIYVTAGIYEEYVNIPKNKYYLMIIGDGINQTVITGNRNVVDGSTTFNSATFIVTAPNFVAVNITIRNTAGAIKHQAVALRNGADLSTFYSCSFEGYQDTLYTHSLRQFYRECDIYGTVDFIFGNAAVVFQNCNLYPRLPMSGQFNAITAQGRTDPGQNTGTIIQNCNIRAAEDLGSTKTYLGRPWKEYSRTVYMKTYMDTLIDGAGWREWSGDFALNTSYYAEFDNLGPGSDTSRRVTWPGFHVINATDAVNFTTSSFVMGDEFLPQTGVPYMGGL